Proteins co-encoded in one Epinephelus moara isolate mb chromosome 11, YSFRI_EMoa_1.0, whole genome shotgun sequence genomic window:
- the cip2a gene encoding protein CIP2A, whose protein sequence is MDTTTRLKSLLLAVQQYRGSRTAQNAAHLQEQVEGVSGLKCDQLLSSGQVLPRECVSGLVELAGNPYTSPTLTSSIISLLSQLACDDDSREILHSIYNLSSTLASVIHCHSTTPGEPLVLQCLQVLQKLTYNARIFQSTNYIHELIAFLMTNIQSHNDNIIMPCLGLMANLCRDNHSVQSYIKSLDNVKPFYRTLINFLAHNSLTVVIFTLSILASLTLNERVGEKLFDAKNIHQTFQLVFNIIVNGDGTVTRKYSVDLLVDLLKNPKIADYLTRYEHFSACVSQLLGLLQSKDPDSAAKVLELLLAMCSVSGLRLLLCEVVFKPAGPRLRAAGRRQGGGLDGGRKAESGLALVQWMSSPVEGAESCSLQALQLLKELLEEALGAESVSECVLSFVEMLLPVLLGLLRGLDPAQGDVHLRKHCHRITHVTSLLLILCAEDSTRSLVSHHVSAQLCLSQVESLLSCCHSNSPLTCHLPSSDNDLSQVCAEALLTTLELMSKLRQQVKDMETSFYRMLQDQRTVMPLSLALTSHHRKRVQTGLCLLFEASPLPDFPSLVLGESMAANNAYRQKEAELSVRHVAVQEFPPSSVMDSATGSSKSVHNLAETIQNTLELREQVNHSHVSEIIDVYEQKLSVFASEESRLQDLLKAKAVALFEAERLIAQYRFKQAQAEAEARKLGSLLKEAERRREDLQGELSGQVLEVERSKTDMAELLQHNARLQKDSEEHQALKGAYNALLHRFNESERLLKELQTAHISLTKQNDTLRKNHEALQLQHEKMASVLEERDEEIRSLRSDLQQKSSEITGLRGELQAEEEKVKEKDQEKRDLEEMVDVLREELNKTEQARKDLSIKVSSLELQKNQLETKLNKHATMIAMIHNLSSGKMKNESLPL, encoded by the exons ATGGACACAACTACACGTTTAAAGTCTCTGTTGCTGGCTGTCCAGCAGTATAGAGGCAGCAGGACGGCGCAGAACGCAGCCCACTTGCAGGAACAAGTGGAG GGGGTGTCAGGTCTTAAATGTGACCAGCTGCTGTCCTCAGGCCAGGTTCTGCcccgtgagtgtgtgagtggaCTGGTTGAGCTGGCTGGAAACCCATACACCAGCCCGACCCTCACAAGCTCCATCATCTCCCTGCTGTCACAACTAG CCTGTGATGATGACAGTCGGGAGATTCTTCACAGCATCTACAACCTCAGCAGCactctggcgtctgtcatccaCTGCCACAGCACCACACCAGGAGAGCCCCTGGTGCTGCAG TGTTTGCAGGTGCTGCAGAAACTGACTTACAACGCTCGCATCTTCCAGTCTACAAACTACATCCATGAGCTCATTGCTTTTCTTATGACTAACAT CCAGTCTCACAATGACAACATCATCATGCCATGCCTTGGCCTCATGGCCAACCTGTGTCGAGACAACCACTCAGTGCAGAGTTACATCAAGTCTCTG GACAATGTGAAGCCATTCTACCGTACTCTGATCAACTTCCTGGCTCACAACAGTCTGACTGTGGTGATCTTCACATTGTCCATCCTGGCCAGCCTCACTCTGAATGAGAGGGTTGGAGAGAAG ctCTTTGATGCAAAGAATATCCACCAGACTTTTCAGCTTGTGTTCAACATCATTGTGAACGGCGACGGCACTGTGACAAGAAAATACTCTGTCGACCTTTTGGTTGATTTGTTGAAAAACCCCAAGATAGCAGATTACCTtaccag GTATGAGCACTTCTCAGCATGTGTGTCTCAACTTCTAGGACTGCTGCAATCAAAAGACCCCGACTCTGCAGCAAAG GTGCTGGAGCTTCTCCTGGCCATGTGCAGTGTCTCAGGGCTGCGTTTGCTGCTGTGTGAGGTGGTTTTCAAACCGGCAGGACCCAGACTCCGAGCAGCAGGTCGCAGACAGGGGGGTGGACTGGACGGTGGACGCAAGGCTGAGTCCGGGCTCGCCCTAGTGCAGTGGATGAGCTCGCCTGTGGAGGGTGCTGAGTCCTGCTCACTCCAGGCCCTGCAGCTGTTAAAAGAGCTGCTAGAG gAGGCATTGGGAGCAGAGagtgtgtctgaatgtgtgcTGAGCTTCGTAGAAATGTTGCTTCCCGTCCTGTTAGGGCTGCTGAGGGGCCTCGATCCTGCACAGGGAGACGTTCACCTCAGAAAACACTGCCACCGCATCACACATGTCACCAGCCTGCTGCTTA TCCTGTGTGCTGAGGACTCCACCAGATCCTTGGTGTCCCATCATGTGAGCGCTCAGCTCTGCCTCTCGCAGGTTGAATCCCTCCTATCCTGTTGTCATAGTAACAGCCCTCTCACCTGCCACCTCCCAAGCTCTGACAACGATCTCAG tcagGTGTGTGCAGAAGCTTTGCTGACGACTCTCGAGTTGATGAGCAAGCTGAGACAACAGGTGAAGGACATGGAAACCAGTTTCTACAGGATGttacag GACCAGAGGACAGTGATGCCCCTCTCTCTGGCCCTGACGTCCCACCACAGAAAGCGTGTGCAGACTGGACTCTGTCTGTTGTTTGAAGCCTCACCCCTCCCAGACTTCCCCTCTCTAGT TCTGGGTGAAAGTATGGCCGCCAACAACGCCTATCGCCAGAAGGAGGCTGAGCTGTCTGTCAGACATGTTGCAGTGCAGGAGTTCCCACCTTCCAGTGTAATGGACTCTGCCACTGGCTCTAGCAAGAGCGTCCACAATCTGGCAGAGACGATACAGAACACCTTAGAG CTGCGGGAACAGGTTAATCACTCACATGTGTCCGAGATCATCGATGTTTACGAACAGAAGCTCTCTGTGTTTGCG TCTGAGGAGAGTCGTCTGCAGGACTTGTTGAAGGCAAAGGCTGTGGCTCTTTTTGAGGCCGAACGTCTTATCGCTCAGTATCGCTTCAAGCAAGCTCAAGCTGAGGCCGAG GCCCGTAAGCTAGGCTCCCTGCTAAAGGAGGCTGAGCGTCGTCGCGAAGATCTGCAGGGCGAGCTGAGCGGCCAGGTGCTAGAGGTGGAGCGCTCAAAGACTGACATGGCggagctgctgcagcacaaTGCCAGGCTTCAGAAGGACTCGGAGGAACACCAGGCCCTCAAAGGAGCCTACAATGCCCTGCTACACAG ATTCAATGAGAGTGAGCGACTGCTCAAGGAGCTGCAGACAGCTCACATCTCACTCACCAAACAGAACGACACTCTGAGGAAGAACCACGAagcactgcagctgcagcatgaAAA gATGGCGTCAGTGTtggaggagagagatgaggagatCAGATCCCTCCGTTCAGATCTACAGCAGAAGAGCAGCGAGATCACAG GTCTGCGTGGTGAACtgcaggcagaggaggagaaggttaAGGAGAAGGATCAAGAGAAGAGAGAtctggaggagatggtggatgttTTGAGGGAGGAGCTGAACAAGACGGAGCAGGCCAGGAAGGATCTCAGCATCAAG GTGTCATCTTTGGAGCTGCAGAAGAATCAGCTGGAGACGAAGCTCAACAAACATGCAACTATGATCGCCATGATCCACAACCTCAGCAGTGGCAAGATGAAGAATGAAAGCCTGCCGCTTTGA